One segment of Chlorocebus sabaeus isolate Y175 chromosome 24, mChlSab1.0.hap1, whole genome shotgun sequence DNA contains the following:
- the CDKN3 gene encoding cyclin-dependent kinase inhibitor 3 isoform X2, translating into MKPPSSIQTSEFDSSDEEPIEDEQTPIQISWLSLSRVNCSQFLGLCALPGCKFKDVRRNVQKDTEELKSCGIQDIFVFCTRGELSKYRVPNLLDLYQQCGIITHHHPIADGGTPDIASCCEIMEELTICLKNYRKTLIHCYGGLGRSCLVAACLLLYLSDTISPEQAIDSLRDLRGSGAIQTIKDLPTAQFLPQSVLGMDPLT; encoded by the exons ATGAAGCCG CCTAGTTCAATACAAACAAGTGAGTTTGACTCATCAGACGAAGAGCCTATTGAAGATGAACAGACTCCAATTCAGATATCATG gcTATCTTTGTCACGAGTGAATTGTTCTCAGTTTCTCGGTTTATGTGCTCTTCCAG GTTGTAAATTTAAAGATGTTAGAAGAAATGTCCAAAAAGATACAG AAGAACTAAAGAGCTGTGGTATACAAGACATATTTGTTTTCTGCACCAGAGGGGAACTGTCAAAATATAGAGTCCCAAACCTTCTGGATCTCTACCAGCAATGTGGAATTATCACCCATCATCATCCAATCGCAGATGGAGGGACTCCTGACATAGCCAGCTGCTGTGAAATAATGGAAGAGCTAACAATCTGCCTTAAAAATTACCGGAAAACCTTAATACA CTGCTATGGAGGACTTGGGAGATCTTGTCTtg TAGCTGCTTGTCTCCTACTATACCTGTCTGACACAATATCACCAGAGCAAGCCATAGACAGCCTGCGAGACCTAAGAGGATCTGGGGCAATACAGACCATCAAG GATCTACCTACGGCTCAGTTTTTACCCCAGTCAGTTTTGGGAATGGATCCCCTCACCTAG